The Macaca nemestrina isolate mMacNem1 chromosome 12, mMacNem.hap1, whole genome shotgun sequence genome contains a region encoding:
- the LOC105469699 gene encoding NADH dehydrogenase [ubiquinone] iron-sulfur protein 8, mitochondrial: MRCLTMPTLLRALAQAAHTGPPGGRTLHSSAVAATYKYVNMQESKTDMKSVTDRAARTLLWTELFRGLGMTLSYLFREPATINYPFEKGPLSPRFRGEHALRRYPSGEERCIACKLCEAVCPAQAITIEAEPRADGSRRTTRYDIDMTKCIYCGFCQEACPVDAIVEGPNFEFSTETHEELLYNKEKLLNNGDKWEAEIAANIQADYLYR; the protein is encoded by the exons ATGCGCTGCCTGACCATGCCCACGCTGCTGCGGGCCCTGGCCCAGGCCGCACATACAG GACCTCCTGGTGGCCGGACCCTCCACAGCAGTGCAGTGGCAGCCACTTACA AGTATGTGAACATGCAGGAGTCTAAGACGGACATGAAGTCAGTGACTGACCGGGCAGCCCGGACCCTGCTATGGACTGAGCTCTTCCGAG gcctgggcatgaccctgAGCTACCTGTTCCGCGAACCCGCCACCATCAACTACCCATTCGAGAAGGGCCCGCTGAGCCCTCGCTTCCGTGGGGAGCACGCACTGCGCCGGTACCCATCCGGGGAGGAGCGCTGCATTGCCTGCAAGCTCTGCGAGGCCGTCTGCCCCGCCCAG GCCATCACCATCGAGGCTGAGCCAAGAGCTGATGGCAGCCGCCGGACCACCCGCTATGACATCGACATGACCAAGTGTATCTACTGCGGCTTCTGCCAGGAGGCCTGCCCCGTGGATGCCATCGTCGAG GGCCCCAACTTTGAGTTCTCCACGGAGACGCATGAGGAGCTGCTGTACAACAAGGAGAAGCTGCTCAACAATGGGGACAAGTGGGAGGCCGAGATTGCCGCCAACATCCAGGCTGACTACCTGTACCGGTGA
- the LOC105469698 gene encoding aldehyde dehydrogenase family 3 member B1 isoform X2: MDPFEDTLRRLREAFHMGRTRSAEFRAAQLRGLGRFLHENKQLLHDALAQDLHKSAFESELSEVAISQGEITLALRNLRAWMKDEHVPKNLATQLDSAFIRKEPFGLVLIIAPWNYPLNLTLVPLVGALAAGNCVVLKPSEISKSMEKVLAEVLPRYLDESCFAVVLGGPQETGQLLEHRFDYIFFTGSPRVGKIVMTAAAKHLTPVTLELGGKNPCYVDDNCDPQTVANRVAWFRYFNAGQTCVAPDYVLCSPEMQERLLPALQSTITRFYGDDPQSSPNLGRIINQKQFQRLRALLGCGHVAIGGQSDESDRYIAPTVLVDVQETEPVMQEEIFGPILPIVNVRSVDEAIEFINRREKPLALYAFSNSSQVVKRVLTQTSSGGFCGNDGFMHMTLASLPFGGVGASGMGQYHGKFSFDTFSHHRACLLRRPGMEKLNALRYPPHSPRRLRVLLVAMEARGCSCTLL, translated from the exons ATGGACCCCTTTGAGGACACGCTGCGGCGGCTGCGGGAGGCCTTCCACATGGGGCGCACGCGGTCGGCTGAGTTCCGGGCTGCGCAGCTCCGAGGCCTGGGCCGCTTCCTGCACGAAAACAAGCAGCTTCTGCATGACGCGCTGGCCCAGGACCTGCACAAG TCGGCCTTCGAGTCGGAGCTGTCCGAGGTTGCCATCAGCCAGGGCGAGATCACCCTGGCCCTGAGGAACCTCCGGGCCTGGATGAAGGACGAGCATGTGCCCAAGAACCTG gccacacagctggaCTCCGCCTTCATCCGGAAGGAGCCCTTTGGCCTGGTCCTCATCATTGCGCCCTGGAACTATCCCCTGAACCTGACGCTGGTGCCCCTCGTGGGTGCCCTCGCTGCAG GGAACTGCGTGGTGCTGAAGCCATCAGAGATTAGCAAGAGCATGGAGAAGGTCCTGGCCGAAGTGCTGCCCCGATACCTGGACGAG AGCTGCTTTGCCGTGGTGCTGGGGGGGCCCCAGGAGACGGGGCAGCTGCTGGAGCACAGGTTCGACTACATCTTCTTCACAG GGAGCCCTCGTGTGGGCAAGATTGTCATGACTGCTGCCGCCAAGCACCTGACACCTGTCACCCTGGAGCTGGGGGGCAAGAACCCCTGCTACGTGGACGACAACTGCGACCCCCAGACCGTGGCCAACCGCGTGGCCTGGTTCCGCTACTTCAACGCCGGCCAGACCTGCGTGGCCCCCGACTACGTCCTGTGCAGCCCCGAGATGCAGGAGAGGCTGCTGCCCGCCCTGCAGAGCACCATCACCCGTTTCTATGGCGACGACCCCCAGAGCTCCCCAAACCTGGGCCGCATCATCAACCAGAAACAGTTCCAGCGGCTGCGGGCCCTGCTGGGCTGTGGCCACGTGGCCATTGGGGGCCAGAGTGACGAGAGCGATCGCTACATCG CCCCCACAGTGCTGGTGGACGTGCAGGAGACGGAGCCGGTGATGCAGGAGGAGATCTTCGGGCCCATCCTGCCCATCGTGAACGTGCGGAGTGTGGACGAGGCCATCGAGTTCATCAACAGGCGGGAGAAGCCCCTGGCCCTGTACGCCTTCTCCAACAGCAGCCAG GTGGTCAAGCGGGTGCTGACCCAGACCAGCAGCGGGGGCTTCTGTGGGAACGACGGCTTCATGCACATGACCCTGGCCAGCCTGCCTTTTGGAGGAGTGG GTGCCAGCGGGATGGGCCAGTACCACGGCAAGTTCTCCTTCGACACCTTCTCCCACCATCGCGCCTGCCTCCTGCGCAGACCGGGGATGGAGAAGCTGAACGCCCTCCGCTACCCGCCGCATTCGCCGCGCCGCCTGAGGGTGCTGCTGGTGGCCATGGAGGCCCGAGGCTGCAGCTGCACACTGCTATGA
- the LOC105469698 gene encoding aldehyde dehydrogenase family 3 member B1 isoform X3, translated as MEPSVFSPSRGPTTPCKVGPRAGPSVLQRQHLRQEARTEHGSAFESELSEVAISQGEITLALRNLRAWMKDEHVPKNLATQLDSAFIRKEPFGLVLIIAPWNYPLNLTLVPLVGALAAGNCVVLKPSEISKSMEKVLAEVLPRYLDESCFAVVLGGPQETGQLLEHRFDYIFFTGSPRVGKIVMTAAAKHLTPVTLELGGKNPCYVDDNCDPQTVANRVAWFRYFNAGQTCVAPDYVLCSPEMQERLLPALQSTITRFYGDDPQSSPNLGRIINQKQFQRLRALLGCGHVAIGGQSDESDRYIAPTVLVDVQETEPVMQEEIFGPILPIVNVRSVDEAIEFINRREKPLALYAFSNSSQVVKRVLTQTSSGGFCGNDGFMHMTLASLPFGGVGASGMGQYHGKFSFDTFSHHRACLLRRPGMEKLNALRYPPHSPRRLRVLLVAMEARGCSCTLL; from the exons ATGGAGCCGTCAGTGTTCTCACCTTCACGTGGACCGACTACCCCCTGCAAGGTCGGCCCCAGGGCAGGGCCCTCCGTTTTGCAGAGACAGCACCTCAGACAGGAAGCACGCACTGAACatgga TCGGCCTTCGAGTCGGAGCTGTCCGAGGTTGCCATCAGCCAGGGCGAGATCACCCTGGCCCTGAGGAACCTCCGGGCCTGGATGAAGGACGAGCATGTGCCCAAGAACCTG gccacacagctggaCTCCGCCTTCATCCGGAAGGAGCCCTTTGGCCTGGTCCTCATCATTGCGCCCTGGAACTATCCCCTGAACCTGACGCTGGTGCCCCTCGTGGGTGCCCTCGCTGCAG GGAACTGCGTGGTGCTGAAGCCATCAGAGATTAGCAAGAGCATGGAGAAGGTCCTGGCCGAAGTGCTGCCCCGATACCTGGACGAG AGCTGCTTTGCCGTGGTGCTGGGGGGGCCCCAGGAGACGGGGCAGCTGCTGGAGCACAGGTTCGACTACATCTTCTTCACAG GGAGCCCTCGTGTGGGCAAGATTGTCATGACTGCTGCCGCCAAGCACCTGACACCTGTCACCCTGGAGCTGGGGGGCAAGAACCCCTGCTACGTGGACGACAACTGCGACCCCCAGACCGTGGCCAACCGCGTGGCCTGGTTCCGCTACTTCAACGCCGGCCAGACCTGCGTGGCCCCCGACTACGTCCTGTGCAGCCCCGAGATGCAGGAGAGGCTGCTGCCCGCCCTGCAGAGCACCATCACCCGTTTCTATGGCGACGACCCCCAGAGCTCCCCAAACCTGGGCCGCATCATCAACCAGAAACAGTTCCAGCGGCTGCGGGCCCTGCTGGGCTGTGGCCACGTGGCCATTGGGGGCCAGAGTGACGAGAGCGATCGCTACATCG CCCCCACAGTGCTGGTGGACGTGCAGGAGACGGAGCCGGTGATGCAGGAGGAGATCTTCGGGCCCATCCTGCCCATCGTGAACGTGCGGAGTGTGGACGAGGCCATCGAGTTCATCAACAGGCGGGAGAAGCCCCTGGCCCTGTACGCCTTCTCCAACAGCAGCCAG GTGGTCAAGCGGGTGCTGACCCAGACCAGCAGCGGGGGCTTCTGTGGGAACGACGGCTTCATGCACATGACCCTGGCCAGCCTGCCTTTTGGAGGAGTGG GTGCCAGCGGGATGGGCCAGTACCACGGCAAGTTCTCCTTCGACACCTTCTCCCACCATCGCGCCTGCCTCCTGCGCAGACCGGGGATGGAGAAGCTGAACGCCCTCCGCTACCCGCCGCATTCGCCGCGCCGCCTGAGGGTGCTGCTGGTGGCCATGGAGGCCCGAGGCTGCAGCTGCACACTGCTATGA
- the LOC105469698 gene encoding aldehyde dehydrogenase family 3 member B1 isoform X1 codes for MSRPLREVVVKSRLAASSRPRARVRHEARATPPPGGWPCVGHFLTAGLPGRVRQPGGRAAWQSLRMDPFEDTLRRLREAFHMGRTRSAEFRAAQLRGLGRFLHENKQLLHDALAQDLHKSAFESELSEVAISQGEITLALRNLRAWMKDEHVPKNLATQLDSAFIRKEPFGLVLIIAPWNYPLNLTLVPLVGALAAGNCVVLKPSEISKSMEKVLAEVLPRYLDESCFAVVLGGPQETGQLLEHRFDYIFFTGSPRVGKIVMTAAAKHLTPVTLELGGKNPCYVDDNCDPQTVANRVAWFRYFNAGQTCVAPDYVLCSPEMQERLLPALQSTITRFYGDDPQSSPNLGRIINQKQFQRLRALLGCGHVAIGGQSDESDRYIAPTVLVDVQETEPVMQEEIFGPILPIVNVRSVDEAIEFINRREKPLALYAFSNSSQVVKRVLTQTSSGGFCGNDGFMHMTLASLPFGGVGASGMGQYHGKFSFDTFSHHRACLLRRPGMEKLNALRYPPHSPRRLRVLLVAMEARGCSCTLL; via the exons ATGTCCAGGCCCCTGAGGGAGGTGGTGGTGAAATCTCGGCTTGCAGCCTCCAGCCGGCCCAGAGCCAGAGTCAGGCATGAGGCCAGggcaactccgcctcccgggggcTGGCCCTGCGTTGGACATTTCTTAACAGCAGGGCTGCCGGGCAGAGTGAGACAGCCAGGAGGAAGGGCAGCTTGGCAGAGCCTCAG GATGGACCCCTTTGAGGACACGCTGCGGCGGCTGCGGGAGGCCTTCCACATGGGGCGCACGCGGTCGGCTGAGTTCCGGGCTGCGCAGCTCCGAGGCCTGGGCCGCTTCCTGCACGAAAACAAGCAGCTTCTGCATGACGCGCTGGCCCAGGACCTGCACAAG TCGGCCTTCGAGTCGGAGCTGTCCGAGGTTGCCATCAGCCAGGGCGAGATCACCCTGGCCCTGAGGAACCTCCGGGCCTGGATGAAGGACGAGCATGTGCCCAAGAACCTG gccacacagctggaCTCCGCCTTCATCCGGAAGGAGCCCTTTGGCCTGGTCCTCATCATTGCGCCCTGGAACTATCCCCTGAACCTGACGCTGGTGCCCCTCGTGGGTGCCCTCGCTGCAG GGAACTGCGTGGTGCTGAAGCCATCAGAGATTAGCAAGAGCATGGAGAAGGTCCTGGCCGAAGTGCTGCCCCGATACCTGGACGAG AGCTGCTTTGCCGTGGTGCTGGGGGGGCCCCAGGAGACGGGGCAGCTGCTGGAGCACAGGTTCGACTACATCTTCTTCACAG GGAGCCCTCGTGTGGGCAAGATTGTCATGACTGCTGCCGCCAAGCACCTGACACCTGTCACCCTGGAGCTGGGGGGCAAGAACCCCTGCTACGTGGACGACAACTGCGACCCCCAGACCGTGGCCAACCGCGTGGCCTGGTTCCGCTACTTCAACGCCGGCCAGACCTGCGTGGCCCCCGACTACGTCCTGTGCAGCCCCGAGATGCAGGAGAGGCTGCTGCCCGCCCTGCAGAGCACCATCACCCGTTTCTATGGCGACGACCCCCAGAGCTCCCCAAACCTGGGCCGCATCATCAACCAGAAACAGTTCCAGCGGCTGCGGGCCCTGCTGGGCTGTGGCCACGTGGCCATTGGGGGCCAGAGTGACGAGAGCGATCGCTACATCG CCCCCACAGTGCTGGTGGACGTGCAGGAGACGGAGCCGGTGATGCAGGAGGAGATCTTCGGGCCCATCCTGCCCATCGTGAACGTGCGGAGTGTGGACGAGGCCATCGAGTTCATCAACAGGCGGGAGAAGCCCCTGGCCCTGTACGCCTTCTCCAACAGCAGCCAG GTGGTCAAGCGGGTGCTGACCCAGACCAGCAGCGGGGGCTTCTGTGGGAACGACGGCTTCATGCACATGACCCTGGCCAGCCTGCCTTTTGGAGGAGTGG GTGCCAGCGGGATGGGCCAGTACCACGGCAAGTTCTCCTTCGACACCTTCTCCCACCATCGCGCCTGCCTCCTGCGCAGACCGGGGATGGAGAAGCTGAACGCCCTCCGCTACCCGCCGCATTCGCCGCGCCGCCTGAGGGTGCTGCTGGTGGCCATGGAGGCCCGAGGCTGCAGCTGCACACTGCTATGA
- the LOC105469698 gene encoding aldehyde dehydrogenase family 3 member B1 isoform X4, with the protein MKDEHVPKNLATQLDSAFIRKEPFGLVLIIAPWNYPLNLTLVPLVGALAAGNCVVLKPSEISKSMEKVLAEVLPRYLDESCFAVVLGGPQETGQLLEHRFDYIFFTGSPRVGKIVMTAAAKHLTPVTLELGGKNPCYVDDNCDPQTVANRVAWFRYFNAGQTCVAPDYVLCSPEMQERLLPALQSTITRFYGDDPQSSPNLGRIINQKQFQRLRALLGCGHVAIGGQSDESDRYIAPTVLVDVQETEPVMQEEIFGPILPIVNVRSVDEAIEFINRREKPLALYAFSNSSQVVKRVLTQTSSGGFCGNDGFMHMTLASLPFGGVGASGMGQYHGKFSFDTFSHHRACLLRRPGMEKLNALRYPPHSPRRLRVLLVAMEARGCSCTLL; encoded by the exons ATGAAGGACGAGCATGTGCCCAAGAACCTG gccacacagctggaCTCCGCCTTCATCCGGAAGGAGCCCTTTGGCCTGGTCCTCATCATTGCGCCCTGGAACTATCCCCTGAACCTGACGCTGGTGCCCCTCGTGGGTGCCCTCGCTGCAG GGAACTGCGTGGTGCTGAAGCCATCAGAGATTAGCAAGAGCATGGAGAAGGTCCTGGCCGAAGTGCTGCCCCGATACCTGGACGAG AGCTGCTTTGCCGTGGTGCTGGGGGGGCCCCAGGAGACGGGGCAGCTGCTGGAGCACAGGTTCGACTACATCTTCTTCACAG GGAGCCCTCGTGTGGGCAAGATTGTCATGACTGCTGCCGCCAAGCACCTGACACCTGTCACCCTGGAGCTGGGGGGCAAGAACCCCTGCTACGTGGACGACAACTGCGACCCCCAGACCGTGGCCAACCGCGTGGCCTGGTTCCGCTACTTCAACGCCGGCCAGACCTGCGTGGCCCCCGACTACGTCCTGTGCAGCCCCGAGATGCAGGAGAGGCTGCTGCCCGCCCTGCAGAGCACCATCACCCGTTTCTATGGCGACGACCCCCAGAGCTCCCCAAACCTGGGCCGCATCATCAACCAGAAACAGTTCCAGCGGCTGCGGGCCCTGCTGGGCTGTGGCCACGTGGCCATTGGGGGCCAGAGTGACGAGAGCGATCGCTACATCG CCCCCACAGTGCTGGTGGACGTGCAGGAGACGGAGCCGGTGATGCAGGAGGAGATCTTCGGGCCCATCCTGCCCATCGTGAACGTGCGGAGTGTGGACGAGGCCATCGAGTTCATCAACAGGCGGGAGAAGCCCCTGGCCCTGTACGCCTTCTCCAACAGCAGCCAG GTGGTCAAGCGGGTGCTGACCCAGACCAGCAGCGGGGGCTTCTGTGGGAACGACGGCTTCATGCACATGACCCTGGCCAGCCTGCCTTTTGGAGGAGTGG GTGCCAGCGGGATGGGCCAGTACCACGGCAAGTTCTCCTTCGACACCTTCTCCCACCATCGCGCCTGCCTCCTGCGCAGACCGGGGATGGAGAAGCTGAACGCCCTCCGCTACCCGCCGCATTCGCCGCGCCGCCTGAGGGTGCTGCTGGTGGCCATGGAGGCCCGAGGCTGCAGCTGCACACTGCTATGA